Proteins encoded within one genomic window of Sphingomonas sp. KRR8:
- a CDS encoding alpha/beta hydrolase codes for MTIAFERRGTGRPLLLVHGLGSSRAAWTPILPLLPNRELILVDLPGHGATPSEADSGTFQGLVRSMEHWLAAEGLSNVPMVGSSMGARLVLEMHRRGLSGPTVALDPGGFWQGWERTLVSTTLTASVALLRALKAALPALSRNVVSRSALLAQLSARPWTLDGNFVGHELASLANTRTANSLIHDLAYGPAQMGSTESNAVTIGWGRHDRLCLPRQAGRAHEVFAGSRLIWFEHSGHFPMWDEPAKAAALILEAA; via the coding sequence ATGACCATCGCCTTTGAGCGCCGGGGTACCGGCCGACCGCTTCTTCTCGTTCACGGTCTGGGCAGCAGCCGAGCTGCCTGGACTCCTATTCTGCCGTTGCTCCCTAACCGAGAGCTCATCTTGGTAGACTTACCCGGCCACGGTGCGACCCCTTCCGAAGCGGACTCGGGCACCTTCCAAGGCCTGGTGCGAAGCATGGAGCATTGGCTTGCGGCCGAGGGTCTCAGCAATGTCCCCATGGTTGGCAGTTCAATGGGCGCACGCCTCGTCTTAGAGATGCACCGGCGAGGCTTGTCCGGTCCGACTGTCGCCCTTGATCCGGGCGGCTTTTGGCAGGGGTGGGAAAGAACGCTCGTAAGTACCACGCTTACGGCTTCCGTTGCCTTGCTGCGTGCGCTCAAAGCGGCGCTTCCTGCACTATCCCGCAACGTGGTCAGCCGTAGTGCGCTGCTGGCTCAATTATCGGCGAGGCCTTGGACGCTTGATGGCAACTTCGTCGGTCATGAGCTTGCCAGCCTCGCCAACACGCGAACGGCAAACAGCCTCATCCACGACTTGGCGTATGGGCCGGCTCAGATGGGGTCAACCGAGTCCAATGCGGTGACAATCGGCTGGGGCCGACACGATCGCTTGTGCTTACCCAGGCAGGCCGGCAGAGCGCATGAGGTCTTCGCTGGATCACGCCTGATCTGGTTCGAACACAGCGGTCATTTTCCGATGTGGGATGAGCCTGCGAAGGCAGCCGCTTTGATTCTTGAGGCAGCCTGA
- a CDS encoding PilZ domain-containing protein, protein MNAFGKASGGGRRTASRENAPLLVLISTLTRTLEAVLVDLSATGARLTGCELPPVGEELYFSVLKLKTVAVVRWRSATECGLQFYEPLPQAEVTEVRRAVAKGAGLDPAVKAALDDWVLGLAR, encoded by the coding sequence ATGAATGCCTTCGGAAAAGCATCGGGTGGAGGACGCCGCACGGCGAGCCGCGAAAATGCGCCGTTGCTTGTTCTGATCAGCACGCTGACCCGGACGCTGGAGGCGGTGCTTGTGGACCTGTCGGCCACGGGCGCCAGGCTCACCGGCTGCGAACTGCCGCCGGTCGGCGAAGAGCTTTATTTTTCTGTGCTGAAGCTGAAAACGGTGGCCGTGGTACGCTGGCGCAGCGCGACCGAATGCGGCCTTCAATTCTACGAGCCCTTGCCTCAGGCCGAGGTGACGGAAGTCCGCCGCGCCGTCGCCAAGGGCGCCGGCCTTGATCCAGCGGTCAAGGCCGCGCTCGACGACTGGGTGCTTGGGCTGGCACGTTGA
- a CDS encoding TonB-dependent receptor, whose amino-acid sequence MKKLLLTTCALVAFPTAAYAQSTGTIATEEENTITVTGTRVRQVDGVTVPDTTKAKAQVNQEFISRQVPGNTLLNSLNLVPGVNFTNSDPYGSSGGNIRIRGFDGNRISVTFDGVPLNDSGNYAIFSNQQLDPELVEQINVGLGVTDVDSPTASAAGGTINYRTIVPSRKMGVRLVGSVGDFNYRRVFAEFDTGEFGPWGTRAFISASRAINDKFKGPGQIKKKQFNARIYQDLGNNGDFISLAGHYNENRNNFYRNPSLTDLRGIYSAVNGTVLPAAPTSTTPFTLLVPSGAVEDALLGRGPNAFENLASCNRTIPGPGQQNDNGGTGPNGTGTNAPAIDGSTANNPLNSASCSNFYGVRINPSNTGNIRGSSRFTLGQGLLLTVDPSYQYVLANGGGSTTIAETSQRVRGATTLGGVDYNGDGNFGGTATQPDTIRFFTPNNTNTHRLGLTSSLLWEVNRDQRIRVAYTYDRARHRQTGEWGFLDANGFPLSPFGGREAGQVVDASGFKFQQRDRLSYAILHQISGQYIGRFFDRKLRVEVGIRRPFFIRNIQTFCPIQATDGFAYCTSQNILARGTTITAQPAGTPDFTIPIYVNPGDVIPSQATGTLARKYTFVYAPFKARYKYGKILPNMGFTYNFTPAVSVFGSYAKGFSSPRTDNLYRAPVVNVQPESTNAFDLGARYTNSRIQAQVSAWKIDYKNRIVTSFDQEQGISIDRNVGKVKSYGFDASIAGKATRWLSLIGMASYTNAKLKQDVLIGTVAAGTALPSGLFYCNGVAPTVASGPVTTCAPTAGKFVTETPKWQVGSRAEVDFGWVSAGIQAKRVGSRFATDVNDVRTPAYTLVDADVRLSAAPLGFKKTYLQLNVTNLTDKFYYGNISTQIRQGDNPNFSIGGPRTFLATLNVGL is encoded by the coding sequence GTGAAAAAGCTGCTGCTCACCACCTGCGCGCTGGTCGCCTTTCCGACCGCCGCTTACGCCCAGTCGACCGGTACGATCGCGACCGAAGAAGAGAACACGATCACGGTCACCGGCACGCGCGTGCGGCAGGTGGACGGCGTCACCGTTCCCGACACGACCAAGGCCAAGGCGCAGGTGAACCAGGAGTTCATCAGCCGCCAGGTTCCGGGCAACACGCTTCTGAACTCGCTGAACCTCGTCCCCGGCGTCAACTTCACCAACTCCGACCCGTACGGCAGCTCGGGCGGTAACATCCGCATCCGCGGCTTCGACGGCAACCGCATCAGCGTGACCTTCGACGGCGTTCCGCTCAACGACAGCGGCAACTACGCCATCTTCTCCAACCAGCAGCTCGATCCCGAACTGGTGGAGCAGATCAACGTTGGCCTCGGCGTCACCGACGTCGACTCGCCGACCGCTTCGGCCGCCGGCGGCACCATCAACTATCGCACCATCGTTCCCAGCCGGAAGATGGGCGTGCGCCTGGTCGGCTCGGTAGGCGACTTCAACTACCGCCGCGTGTTCGCCGAGTTCGACACGGGTGAGTTCGGTCCGTGGGGCACCCGCGCGTTCATCAGCGCCAGCCGCGCGATCAACGACAAGTTCAAGGGCCCGGGCCAGATCAAGAAGAAGCAGTTCAACGCCCGCATCTACCAGGACCTGGGCAACAACGGCGACTTCATCTCGCTCGCCGGCCACTACAACGAGAACCGCAACAACTTCTATCGCAACCCGTCGCTGACCGACCTGCGCGGCATCTACAGCGCAGTGAACGGCACTGTCCTGCCGGCGGCCCCGACCTCCACCACCCCGTTCACCCTGCTGGTGCCGTCGGGCGCGGTTGAGGACGCGCTGCTTGGCCGTGGTCCGAACGCGTTCGAAAACCTCGCCAGCTGCAATCGCACGATCCCCGGCCCCGGCCAGCAGAACGACAATGGCGGCACCGGTCCGAACGGCACGGGCACCAATGCGCCGGCGATTGACGGCTCGACGGCCAACAACCCGCTGAACTCGGCGAGCTGCTCGAACTTCTACGGCGTGCGTATCAACCCGTCGAACACCGGCAACATCCGTGGCTCGTCTCGCTTCACGCTTGGTCAGGGCCTGCTACTGACCGTCGACCCGAGCTATCAGTATGTGCTGGCCAACGGCGGCGGTTCGACCACCATTGCGGAGACCAGCCAGCGCGTTCGTGGCGCGACCACGCTTGGTGGCGTCGACTATAATGGCGACGGCAACTTCGGCGGCACCGCGACCCAGCCGGACACGATCCGCTTCTTCACGCCGAACAACACCAACACGCACCGCCTCGGTCTGACCAGCTCGCTGCTGTGGGAGGTCAACCGCGACCAGCGCATCCGTGTCGCTTACACCTACGACCGTGCCCGTCACCGCCAGACCGGTGAGTGGGGCTTCCTCGACGCCAACGGCTTCCCGCTGAGCCCGTTCGGCGGCCGCGAGGCCGGCCAGGTGGTCGACGCTTCGGGCTTCAAGTTCCAGCAGCGTGACCGCCTGAGCTATGCCATCCTGCACCAGATCTCGGGTCAGTATATCGGTCGCTTCTTCGATCGTAAGCTGCGGGTCGAGGTCGGCATCCGCCGTCCCTTCTTCATCCGCAACATCCAGACCTTCTGCCCGATCCAGGCGACGGATGGCTTTGCCTACTGCACCAGCCAGAACATCCTGGCGCGCGGCACCACGATCACGGCTCAGCCGGCTGGAACCCCGGACTTCACCATCCCGATCTACGTGAACCCGGGTGACGTGATCCCGTCGCAGGCGACTGGCACGCTCGCGCGCAAGTACACCTTCGTCTACGCGCCGTTCAAAGCCCGCTACAAGTACGGCAAGATCCTGCCGAACATGGGTTTCACCTACAACTTCACCCCGGCGGTCAGCGTCTTCGGCAGCTATGCCAAGGGCTTCTCGTCGCCGCGTACCGACAACCTTTACCGCGCGCCGGTGGTGAATGTGCAGCCGGAGTCGACCAACGCGTTCGACCTCGGTGCCCGCTACACCAACAGCCGTATCCAGGCGCAGGTCAGCGCGTGGAAGATCGACTACAAGAACCGGATCGTCACCTCCTTCGACCAGGAGCAGGGCATCAGCATCGACCGCAACGTCGGCAAGGTGAAGAGCTACGGCTTCGACGCCAGCATTGCCGGCAAGGCGACCCGCTGGCTGTCGCTGATCGGCATGGCGAGCTACACCAACGCCAAGCTGAAGCAGGACGTGCTGATCGGCACCGTCGCTGCCGGAACGGCGCTGCCCAGCGGCCTGTTCTACTGCAACGGCGTTGCCCCGACGGTCGCCTCGGGTCCGGTCACGACCTGCGCCCCCACCGCCGGCAAGTTCGTCACCGAAACCCCGAAGTGGCAGGTCGGCAGCCGCGCCGAGGTCGACTTCGGCTGGGTCTCGGCCGGCATCCAGGCCAAGCGGGTTGGCTCGCGCTTCGCCACCGACGTGAACGATGTCCGCACCCCGGCCTACACGCTGGTCGACGCTGACGTCCGCCTCTCGGCCGCGCCGCTGGGCTTCAAGAAGACCTACCTGCAGCTGAACGTGACCAATCTCACGGACAAGTTCTACTACGGCAACATCTCGACGCAAATCCGTCAGGGCGACAATCCGAACTTCTCGATCGGTGGACCGCGCACCTTCCTGGCGACCCTGAACGTCGGCCTCTAG
- a CDS encoding cytochrome c produces the protein MALFLILMAAFGGIFIYAGIYNIGADAPHSQLVYGLLRQLRERAIARQSSDIVAPKDLATPARIEAGAGLYQEMCTSCHLGPGVEPSELSQGLYPAAPNLTTTAARSAAQQFWIIKHGVKLSAMPAWGKTHNDELIWDMVAFIRQLPKMSPKQYRAAIASAPADHDEIMTAHGMDTEAPVAGPDHARQAGHGEHEQEHEHEHSAEQVH, from the coding sequence GTGGCGCTCTTTCTGATCCTCATGGCTGCGTTCGGCGGTATCTTCATCTATGCCGGTATCTACAACATCGGAGCTGACGCGCCGCACTCTCAGCTTGTCTATGGCTTGCTGAGGCAGTTACGGGAGCGTGCCATCGCGCGCCAATCGAGCGACATCGTTGCACCCAAGGATCTAGCAACGCCGGCTCGGATCGAAGCGGGGGCTGGCCTCTACCAGGAGATGTGCACGAGCTGCCATCTCGGGCCAGGCGTTGAGCCGTCGGAGCTGAGCCAAGGCCTTTACCCGGCAGCTCCAAACCTAACGACGACTGCCGCACGCTCAGCTGCTCAGCAGTTCTGGATCATCAAGCATGGGGTGAAGCTCAGTGCCATGCCTGCTTGGGGCAAGACCCACAATGATGAGCTGATCTGGGACATGGTGGCTTTCATCCGGCAGCTACCCAAGATGTCTCCGAAACAATACAGGGCGGCGATCGCGAGTGCTCCCGCTGATCACGACGAGATCATGACTGCTCATGGCATGGATACCGAAGCTCCTGTCGCTGGTCCGGATCACGCGCGTCAGGCAGGTCATGGCGAGCACGAGCAAGAGCACGAGCACGAGCACTCAGCGGAGCAAGTACACTGA
- a CDS encoding queuosine precursor transporter — MEPVTQPAPATPAIPRSLFLLSIFYGGMVCIAGVLGNKQVALGPLAVEAGIFAFLLLVVTSSSIAELHGRETANRLVLWGFIPLLVSLALTILVLNVPAAPAMDPARLSAFETMMNGTPRIWLGGIVAYGLSTLLNVTIFTRLKGQEGSRLLWLRSAVASGLSQIVDTLIFIGIAFYGVFPIGELLLGQMLAKVTLSIVLVPPLIYFFVWLGRRLDAPQS, encoded by the coding sequence ATGGAACCCGTGACCCAACCCGCGCCAGCCACGCCGGCGATCCCCCGTTCGCTCTTCTTGCTCTCCATCTTCTACGGCGGAATGGTCTGCATCGCGGGCGTGCTCGGCAACAAGCAGGTGGCGCTCGGCCCGCTCGCGGTCGAGGCAGGCATCTTCGCCTTCCTGCTGCTGGTCGTGACCAGCTCGTCCATCGCCGAACTGCACGGCCGCGAAACCGCCAACCGCCTGGTGCTGTGGGGCTTCATCCCACTGCTGGTCAGCTTGGCCCTCACCATTCTGGTGCTCAACGTCCCGGCCGCGCCAGCGATGGACCCGGCTCGCCTGTCCGCGTTCGAAACGATGATGAACGGCACGCCGCGCATCTGGCTTGGCGGGATCGTTGCCTACGGACTGTCGACCCTGCTCAACGTTACCATCTTCACGCGCCTCAAGGGCCAGGAAGGGTCACGCCTGCTGTGGCTGCGCTCGGCCGTCGCGTCCGGCCTCAGCCAGATCGTCGACACGCTGATCTTCATCGGGATCGCCTTCTACGGGGTGTTTCCGATCGGTGAGCTGCTGCTGGGGCAGATGCTCGCCAAGGTCACGCTGTCGATTGTGCTCGTTCCGCCACTCATCTACTTTTTCGTGTGGCTTGGGCGCCGCCTGGACGCTCCGCAGTCTTGA
- a CDS encoding adenosine kinase: MPSHRFDVLAMGDAIVDVIATCDDDFLRTHDLPKGSMQLLEPEAADQLYAAMGSARETSGGSAANSMAGLAAMGARAAFIGQVAGDQLGSIFAHDMRALGVAFDTPPIDAGLPTGRCLILVTPDAQRTMNTCPGASHRLAPDALDEALIRDSAVLMLEGYLFGPELPRAAQLRAVEIAHAAGNQVAFTLSESVCLAGRKDGFMGLIESGGVDLLFANQDEVCQLTGAADLDGALASLGRHVPTLIVTRGAAGATAVEAGERTDHPAVPVQQLVDTTGAGDLFAAGVLAARTKGYGIDRQLLTGAIAAAEVISHFGARPLADLKELVKL; the protein is encoded by the coding sequence ATGCCTTCCCACCGCTTCGACGTGCTCGCCATGGGCGACGCCATCGTGGACGTCATCGCGACCTGCGATGACGACTTCCTGCGCACGCACGACTTGCCGAAGGGATCGATGCAGCTGCTCGAGCCCGAGGCCGCGGACCAGCTCTATGCGGCGATGGGCAGCGCCAGGGAAACCAGCGGGGGTTCAGCCGCGAACAGCATGGCCGGGCTGGCGGCGATGGGCGCCCGCGCCGCGTTCATCGGGCAGGTCGCCGGGGATCAGCTCGGCAGCATCTTCGCCCATGACATGCGGGCGCTCGGAGTGGCGTTCGACACGCCGCCAATCGATGCCGGGCTGCCCACCGGGCGCTGCCTGATCCTGGTCACGCCCGACGCGCAGCGGACGATGAACACCTGTCCCGGCGCCTCGCACCGGCTGGCGCCGGACGCGCTGGACGAGGCGCTGATCCGGGACTCGGCGGTGCTGATGCTCGAAGGCTACCTCTTCGGTCCGGAGTTACCGCGCGCGGCCCAGCTCAGGGCAGTGGAGATCGCCCATGCCGCCGGCAACCAGGTGGCATTCACCCTGTCCGAGAGCGTCTGCCTTGCCGGGCGCAAGGACGGCTTCATGGGCCTGATCGAGAGCGGCGGCGTCGACCTTTTGTTCGCCAACCAGGACGAGGTCTGCCAGCTGACCGGCGCCGCGGACCTGGACGGTGCGCTGGCCAGCCTGGGCCGGCATGTGCCGACGCTGATCGTCACCCGCGGCGCGGCCGGAGCGACCGCGGTGGAAGCGGGTGAGCGGACCGACCATCCGGCCGTGCCGGTGCAGCAGCTGGTCGATACCACCGGAGCCGGCGACCTGTTTGCCGCGGGCGTGCTTGCGGCGCGCACGAAGGGCTATGGAATCGACCGGCAGTTGCTGACGGGCGCGATTGCGGCGGCCGAAGTGATCAGCCATTTCGGCGCGCGCCCGCTCGCCGACCTCAAGGAGCTCGTGAAGCTGTGA
- a CDS encoding M23 family metallopeptidase — protein sequence MAKIRLQVLATTTSLLGMSQPAIAGDLPLDLFLNPSQVCATDGAGSYPNVDIVIANRGDETQQIEELHAVVRDQRGHMLERRILWQQSLGLLSGGGQLKPKSTNIIYNPFSFAGDVVGKTLTFEVLLAGKRVPQSVSTVPARCRNSYVLKFPIAGRALIYDGYDQLSHHRRGAYDDDWSKQMGIRDNFQRFGLDIVVVDETGRYFSGDGSRMDQWFGWGKPVRAAASGEVVAVHDGQPDNVVIGTVDHWLDRPSRSNPMSSYGNYVLLRHAPREFTLVGHLKNGSVVVRPGEFIHTGQRLGAMGNSGASGGVHTHFERRSAFGLAGVTTKPAYFTELTQVGRAPAKYPVVVGTGDVVVAR from the coding sequence ATGGCAAAGATCCGCCTGCAAGTCCTCGCGACGACGACGTCACTACTCGGCATGAGCCAGCCGGCGATAGCGGGGGACCTGCCGCTCGACCTCTTCCTCAACCCATCCCAGGTCTGCGCCACGGATGGCGCTGGATCATATCCGAACGTCGACATCGTGATCGCAAACAGAGGTGACGAAACGCAGCAAATCGAGGAGCTGCATGCGGTAGTTCGAGATCAGCGTGGCCATATGCTCGAGCGGCGCATTCTGTGGCAGCAAAGCCTCGGCTTGTTATCAGGTGGTGGTCAGCTGAAGCCTAAATCGACGAACATCATCTATAACCCCTTCAGCTTTGCAGGTGACGTGGTCGGCAAGACTTTGACCTTCGAGGTGTTGCTGGCGGGAAAACGCGTGCCTCAGTCGGTCAGTACCGTGCCCGCGCGGTGCAGGAACAGCTACGTGCTGAAATTCCCAATTGCCGGCCGCGCGCTCATCTACGACGGCTACGATCAACTGTCCCACCATCGGCGCGGAGCTTATGATGACGACTGGTCTAAGCAGATGGGCATCCGCGACAACTTCCAACGCTTCGGCCTGGACATTGTTGTTGTCGACGAGACCGGCCGATACTTTTCAGGGGATGGCAGCCGGATGGACCAGTGGTTCGGCTGGGGAAAGCCGGTTCGCGCCGCCGCAAGTGGCGAGGTAGTTGCGGTTCACGATGGGCAGCCTGATAACGTCGTTATTGGTACGGTTGACCATTGGCTCGACCGCCCCTCGCGAAGCAATCCGATGTCCAGCTACGGGAACTACGTGCTGCTGCGGCACGCTCCTAGGGAGTTTACTCTCGTCGGGCACCTGAAGAACGGCAGCGTAGTTGTAAGACCCGGGGAGTTCATCCACACTGGCCAGCGATTAGGCGCGATGGGCAACTCTGGCGCCTCCGGCGGTGTGCATACACACTTCGAACGACGCTCTGCTTTCGGCTTGGCGGGCGTGACCACCAAGCCAGCTTACTTTACCGAATTGACGCAGGTCGGACGGGCGCCGGCAAAGTATCCCGTCGTCGTCGGGACGGGAGATGTTGTGGTTGCTCGCTAG
- a CDS encoding glutaredoxin family protein — MANHPTATKRAVLYRMVMPTHTCPYGLKAKDLLKRSGYEVEDHHLTTREETDAFKSEHNVPTTPQVFIGGERVGGYDDLRRFLGKRLTDPKATTYRPVVALFTMTALMAMAASYAVTGDVLSARTVQWFIAMSMTVLALLKLQNVETFATMFLNYDLLAKRWVRYSYIYPFAEGAAGVLMVAGALTWLAVPVALFIGTVGAISVFKAVYIDKRELKCACVGGSSNVPLGFISLIENLMMIGMAIWMVAM; from the coding sequence ATGGCCAATCATCCCACCGCCACGAAGAGGGCTGTGCTCTACCGCATGGTGATGCCAACCCACACCTGCCCGTACGGCCTCAAGGCGAAGGACCTGCTTAAGCGCTCGGGCTACGAGGTAGAGGATCATCACCTGACGACGCGTGAGGAAACGGACGCGTTCAAGAGTGAGCACAACGTCCCGACGACTCCGCAGGTCTTCATCGGGGGCGAACGGGTAGGAGGTTATGATGACCTCAGGCGGTTCCTAGGCAAGCGACTAACGGACCCGAAGGCTACCACCTACCGGCCTGTAGTCGCTCTCTTCACCATGACAGCCCTCATGGCCATGGCGGCGAGCTATGCGGTGACAGGTGACGTGCTTTCGGCGCGTACCGTTCAGTGGTTCATCGCCATGTCAATGACGGTCCTTGCATTGCTCAAGCTGCAGAACGTCGAAACGTTCGCGACCATGTTCCTGAACTACGACCTGCTGGCAAAGCGGTGGGTGCGCTACAGCTACATCTATCCCTTCGCAGAAGGCGCGGCTGGCGTGTTGATGGTAGCCGGAGCGCTAACCTGGCTCGCTGTGCCGGTTGCTTTATTCATCGGCACTGTGGGAGCCATCTCCGTCTTCAAGGCAGTATATATCGACAAGCGTGAGCTGAAATGTGCGTGCGTCGGCGGTTCGAGTAACGTGCCACTTGGCTTCATTTCGCTGATCGAGAACCTGATGATGATCGGAATGGCGATCTGGATGGTGGCGATGTGA
- a CDS encoding PEPxxWA-CTERM sorting domain-containing protein, which produces MRISHLAFAAAALAGATTANAAATVTFTGGAGVQPGESVFATFDGGLPTYGGVSGSGYVVQSGSNGQGADPAVAPTGDPYLSVLGGGTATFDFGAGLSSIGLDYGSADAYNTFILTFLNGPNQIFTGSDIIASADGNQTDPRTNGRLTFTSVGDNAITSLTLQSSANSLEVDNLGTVAAVPEPATWALMLIGFGGVGFSMRRGRHASPRLTALA; this is translated from the coding sequence ATGCGCATTTCTCATCTAGCATTCGCCGCAGCGGCTTTGGCCGGTGCAACCACTGCCAACGCGGCAGCTACTGTTACCTTCACGGGCGGCGCGGGCGTTCAGCCGGGTGAAAGCGTTTTTGCTACTTTCGACGGCGGTCTGCCGACCTATGGCGGCGTGTCAGGCTCCGGCTATGTTGTTCAAAGCGGGAGCAATGGACAGGGCGCAGACCCCGCTGTTGCTCCGACTGGTGACCCGTACCTCTCGGTTCTCGGCGGCGGAACGGCGACCTTTGATTTCGGTGCTGGTCTTTCGAGCATCGGCTTGGACTACGGTTCGGCGGATGCCTACAACACATTCATCCTGACCTTCCTGAATGGTCCCAACCAGATTTTCACCGGTTCGGATATCATTGCGAGCGCTGATGGTAATCAGACTGATCCCCGCACCAATGGGCGGCTGACGTTCACGAGCGTCGGCGACAATGCAATCACCAGCCTTACGTTGCAGTCCAGCGCCAACTCGCTCGAGGTCGACAATCTGGGCACCGTGGCTGCGGTACCCGAACCAGCTACCTGGGCACTCATGCTTATCGGCTTTGGCGGCGTTGGCTTCAGCATGCGCCGTGGCCGGCATGCGTCACCTCGTCTCACTGCTCTCGCATAA
- a CDS encoding cation diffusion facilitator family transporter, with amino-acid sequence MSGAHHHHDDDHQHGPIDFGRAFLIGILLNLGFVLVETGYGILANSMALLADAGHNLSDVLGLLIAWGASVLARRRASERYSFGLKKASILAALLNALLLLLAVGAIFAEAGRRLFEPESANGGVVMWVAAAGIAVNAITAWLFASGRDHDINIRGAYLHMAADAAVSAAVVVAGLLILLTGQRWIDPAASLLVAAVILWGTWGLLKESVLLTLAGVPKKIEPAKVRAALAGLPGVESVHHLHIWPLSTTETALTVQLAVHAATDRDQLLEAARDSLTAVADIHHTTIQIEVAGQHAVDPCAHERHDH; translated from the coding sequence ATGTCCGGCGCGCACCACCATCATGACGATGACCATCAGCACGGCCCGATCGATTTCGGGCGGGCGTTCCTGATCGGAATCCTGCTCAACCTCGGCTTCGTCCTGGTTGAAACGGGCTATGGAATCCTCGCCAACTCGATGGCGCTGCTGGCTGACGCCGGGCACAACCTGTCGGACGTCCTTGGTCTGCTGATCGCCTGGGGAGCGTCGGTGCTGGCCCGGCGTCGCGCCTCCGAACGCTACAGCTTCGGTCTCAAGAAGGCGTCGATTCTTGCGGCCCTGCTCAACGCCCTGCTGCTCCTGCTCGCCGTTGGCGCGATCTTCGCGGAGGCAGGCCGCCGCCTGTTCGAGCCCGAAAGCGCCAACGGCGGAGTCGTGATGTGGGTCGCCGCCGCGGGCATCGCGGTCAACGCCATCACCGCCTGGCTGTTCGCCAGCGGCCGCGACCACGACATCAACATCCGCGGCGCCTATCTCCACATGGCGGCCGATGCGGCGGTCTCGGCCGCGGTGGTCGTCGCCGGCCTGCTGATCCTGCTGACCGGCCAGCGCTGGATCGACCCGGCGGCATCGCTGCTGGTGGCCGCCGTCATCCTGTGGGGGACCTGGGGCCTGCTCAAGGAATCCGTGCTGCTGACATTGGCCGGGGTCCCGAAGAAGATCGAACCGGCAAAGGTCCGGGCCGCCCTCGCCGGTCTGCCGGGTGTCGAATCCGTGCACCATCTCCACATCTGGCCGTTGAGCACCACCGAGACCGCACTGACCGTGCAGCTTGCCGTCCATGCTGCCACTGACCGCGACCAGTTGCTGGAGGCAGCGCGCGACAGCCTCACCGCGGTCGCCGACATCCACCACACCACCATCCAGATCGAAGTGGCCGGCCAACACGCCGTCGATCCTTGCGCGCACGAGCGTCACGACCACTGA
- a CDS encoding response regulator, with protein sequence MHAFIIEDEYLIGQSLRDMLEPLGFTTFSFARSEDAAVMGAGAQTIDLITADVRLLPGDGVRAVEQICQDRHIPVVFITGYADELQDRAPNAVVVQKPVKQEQLAAAVGNVLRSQNA encoded by the coding sequence ATGCACGCCTTTATCATCGAAGACGAGTATCTGATCGGCCAGTCACTGCGGGACATGCTGGAGCCCTTGGGCTTCACCACGTTCAGCTTTGCCCGCTCCGAGGACGCCGCCGTAATGGGGGCAGGAGCACAAACGATAGACTTGATTACGGCAGACGTCCGCCTGCTACCCGGCGATGGAGTAAGGGCGGTCGAGCAGATCTGCCAAGACCGCCACATCCCCGTCGTTTTTATCACCGGCTATGCGGACGAATTGCAAGATCGGGCTCCGAACGCGGTGGTCGTTCAAAAGCCGGTTAAACAGGAGCAACTGGCGGCCGCGGTGGGTAATGTCTTGAGGTCGCAAAACGCCTGA